A single window of Podarcis raffonei isolate rPodRaf1 chromosome 9, rPodRaf1.pri, whole genome shotgun sequence DNA harbors:
- the TMEM128 gene encoding transmembrane protein 128 isoform X2: MCSRGMPLLLSPSSKQRMKVETTSVEKKEKPLPRLNIHSAFWILASIATTYYIEFFKVVKEIIQQESWWFILGICLLIISLSVAFYCIIYLEWYHGIEDYDATYPALIPITTASFIAAAVCFNISLWPIWSFLTPVVLFVQFMGIVMLVSLLG; the protein is encoded by the exons ATGTGTTCACGAGGGATGCCTTTGCTTTTATCTCCCAGCTCCAAGCAGAGGATGAAAG TTGAAACTACCAGCGTagagaagaaggagaagccaCTTCCCAGACTTAACATTCACTCTGCATTCTGGATATTGGCATCAATAGCTACTACATACTACATTGAattttttaaagttgttaaagAGATTATTCAGCAAGAAAG CTGGTGGTTTATACTTGGCATTTGCTTATTGATTATCAGTTTGTCTGTGGCCTTCTATTGCATAATATATCTTGAGTGGTATCATGGAATCGAGGACTATGATGCCACCTACCCTGCACTGATACCTATAACAACAGCTAGTTTTATTGCGGCAGCAGTTTG TTTTAACATTTCTTTATGGCCCATATGGTCTTTCCTCACACCTGTGGTGCTCTTTGTCCAGTTCATGGGTATTGTGATGCTTGTGTCGCTCCTCGGCTAA
- the TMEM128 gene encoding transmembrane protein 128 isoform X1, translating to MEEEEEERDPRLRLRRHLGGQPQPGPGEAVETTSVEKKEKPLPRLNIHSAFWILASIATTYYIEFFKVVKEIIQQESWWFILGICLLIISLSVAFYCIIYLEWYHGIEDYDATYPALIPITTASFIAAAVCFNISLWPIWSFLTPVVLFVQFMGIVMLVSLLG from the exons atggaggaggaggaggaggagcgcgaTCCGCGGCTGAGGCTGAGGCGGCATCTCGGGGGGCAGCCGCAGCCGGGCCCGGGCGAGGCCG TTGAAACTACCAGCGTagagaagaaggagaagccaCTTCCCAGACTTAACATTCACTCTGCATTCTGGATATTGGCATCAATAGCTACTACATACTACATTGAattttttaaagttgttaaagAGATTATTCAGCAAGAAAG CTGGTGGTTTATACTTGGCATTTGCTTATTGATTATCAGTTTGTCTGTGGCCTTCTATTGCATAATATATCTTGAGTGGTATCATGGAATCGAGGACTATGATGCCACCTACCCTGCACTGATACCTATAACAACAGCTAGTTTTATTGCGGCAGCAGTTTG TTTTAACATTTCTTTATGGCCCATATGGTCTTTCCTCACACCTGTGGTGCTCTTTGTCCAGTTCATGGGTATTGTGATGCTTGTGTCGCTCCTCGGCTAA